Genomic segment of Helicobacter enhydrae:
CTCACAAGGTTTTGCTTTGATGGTGGAAGTGCTTTATCAGGCGTCGGGAATGAGGGTGCCTTTGGTGCTTAACCTCGTCAATCGTGCTTTGGCAGCACCACTCAATGTCAATGGCGACCATTCGGATATGTATTTGAGCCGCGATTGTGGTTGGATCAATCTATGCACTTACAATCCTCAAGAGGCTTATGACTTCAATTTGATGGCGTTTAGAATCGCTGAAGATATGCGTGTGAGGATTCCAACGATTGTCAATCAAGATGGCTTTATTTGTTCGCACACTGCACAGAATGTGCAACCCCTAAGCGATGATGAGGCTTATGCTTTTGTCGGTGAATACAAAAGCAAAAATCCCTTGCTTGATTTCTCCAAGCCTGTGACTTATGGAGCACAAACTGAAGAAGATTGGCATTTTGAGCACAAAGCACAATTGCATCACGACATTATGAATGCCTCAGGTGTGATTGAAGAGATTTTTGAAGAGTTTGCCAAATTGACAGGAAGAAAATATTCTCTTGTAGAAAGCTATGATATGGATGATGCTGAAGTCGCAATCGTAGCATTGGGAACGACGGTGGAATCTGCAAGAATTGCTGCAAAGACTGCGAGAAGTAAGGGTATCAAGGCGGGAGTGGTGTCTGTGAGAAGTTTGCGACCTTTCCCTTATGAGCAAATTGCCCAAGCATTGAGTCATTGCAAGGCAATTGCGATGCTAGATCGCAGTTCTCCTGCTGGTGCGATGGGAATGCTGTTTAATGAAGTGGGGGTTTCTGTTTTGCAACATTCTGACAATAAGCCAATTCTTTCTAATTATATTTATGGTTTGGGCGGAAGAGATTTTACTCAAGAGCATTTGGCAGAAATTTTTAATGATTTGGATGCAAATGCACAGGCTGGAAAATTGACACACCATACGCAGCAATTTGTAGGGCTTCGCGGTAAAAAAATGGCGTTTAATTAAGGAGAAAAAGATGACAAAAGAAATTAAGAATCTGAAACAATTTTCAAAATCAGCCGAGAAATTTGAGGGTGCCAATCTTTTGTGTCCGGGATGTGCACACGGAATGATTATCCGTGAGGTTTTGAATTCTGTAGATGGACATATTTTGATTGGAAATTCAACGGGTTGTATCGAAGTTTCTACGGCTGTGTATCCTCATACTTCTTGGGATGTGCCTTGGATTCATATTGGATTTGAGAATGGATCAACAGCGGTGGCTGGTGCTGAAGCGATGTATAAGGCACTTGCAAAGAAAGGTAGATATACAGGAGAGCGCCCTAAGTTTGTCGCTTTTGGTGGTGATGGCTCCACTTACGATATTGGGTTTCAATGGATTAGTGGATGCTTTGAGAGAGGACATGATTTGACTTATGTGTGTTTTGATAATGAAGTGTATGCCAATACTGGAGGACAGAGAAGTGGATCCACTCCATTGGGATCATCAACTTCCACTACTCCTGCAGGACGCGTAAGCTATGGAAAAAAAGAAAAGAAAAAAGACTTATTGGCGATTATGGCAGCTCACGGATCGCCTTATGTCGCTCAAGTGTCCCCAAATAAGTGGAAAGATATGAACAAAAAAATCAAAATGGCACTAGACACCGAAGGACCGACATTTATCAATGCTTTGAGTCCTTGCACAACAGAATGGAGGTTTGAGTGTAGCAACACCGTTGAAATGATGGATATGGCAGTGGATTCTTTGGTTTTCCCACTCTATGAGATTATCAATGGACACGAGCTTCATATCACATATCGCCCAAAAAATATCATCCCTGTAAGGGATTATTTGGGTATGCAAGGACGCTTCAAGCATTTGTTCAAGCCTGAAAATGAACATATCATCGAGCAATTCCAAAAAGATGTAGATGCAAAATGGGAATTGTTGCAGAGGAGAGAAGAGGCAAAAATCTAGACAATGTGTGAATCCCCATTGTTATTTTTGCTTTGATGAAATCAAAACTTTTTTTGATAGCATTGCACTTTTATTTTAGGAGGAGAAAATGCTATCAAAAGACATTATGCGTTATTCTAAAATGCGTTATGAAATTAGAGCCTATATGTGCTATCTTTTTTCTAGGCATATTCAAACTGCAATTTCAGCAAATTCTTTGGAAAATATCACACACGGACTAGAGAAGATCGCATTGGAAGTGCAGGTTTTTGATTCTATTTATGTGCTTGATTCTTATGGCACACAGATTAGAGAGCTCAATCAAAAAACTTATGAAGTGACCCACATAGAGGGCAAACCAAACTATGCAGATCGTGCTTATTTTTATGAGTGCAAAAAAGAAAGACGCTGTATCCTCACCGATCCTTATCCGAGCAAAAACGATAGTAAGCTTGTTGTGACGGCAAGTTATCCTATTTATGATGAAGAGCATCGATTGCTATATGTTGTGTGCATTGATATTTTGCTCAGTCAGGCACTCAAAATCGGCACACCAGCAAAGTTTTATGATGTCTTTAATCTAGGTTCCAAAGTAGTTTATAGCGCATTGTCTGTGATGTTGGCTTTGGTTGCATTATTGCTTTTTGTGCGTGGGGGGCATAGTTTTTGGCACGCAGTGGTGAATTTCAGTCGCTTGGACATCAAGGAGGTGTTTGAAGCGACAATTTTGCTCACGCTTTCTTTGGCGATTATGGATTTGGTCAAAGCTATCTTTGAGGAGGAGGTGCTGGAGCGTAGTGCGGGTGAAAACCATTATGCGATTCACAAAACAATGATCCGTTTTTTGGGTTCTATCATCATTGCTCTTGCAATTGAAGCTTTGATGCTTGTGTTCAAATTTAGCATTATTGAGCCTTCAAAGATTCAATACACCTTGTATCTCACAGGAGGGGTTGCTTTGCTACTCTTTGGTTTGAGTGTGTATGTCAAATTCGCTTATAGTGCAGTCAAAGATGATCGCAATAGTAATGCTGAACCTAGGCTCTGATGTCTTGTAGGCAGTGGGAATGGTTGGCATAGATTCGTATCTGTGCAAAGGGGGTGAAAAATCTGCGGACACTTTCTGCACAAATCACTTGATCTTTTGCACCCAAAAAGACTTCGATTTCTACCCCTTGTGCAACAAGCCATTCCAAATCTTTGGGATTCCATTGGAAATAAAGCAAATCTTGTAGTTCTTCCAAAGTCCCTATTTTCAAAAAATTTTGATGATTGAAATGGCATAAATCCAAAAATTTTTTGATGTAGTTTTGTGGGTTTTGTTTGTATCCCAAAATCTGCATTCTAAGAAATGCGGGGGATTGGTTTTGGAAAAAAGCAGGGGAAAATAGATTGAGTTTTTGCACCCTCTGATGATTTTTGAGGGATTGGAGCGTTGCCCTAAAAGCTAGGATACTCCCATAACTAAAACCACTGAAGCTATAGGGCATTTGTAGGTTTGCCAAATGCTCAAACAACACCCCCTCATTTTGGAAGCAAAAGCCACTAAAGAAGTTTGGAAATTTCTTCATAGCTCAAAACTTCTTTTTGGTGCAATGTTTGGGCGATATTGAGGATTTGGTTTTTGTGCTGTTGCAAAAATATTTCAAGCTCATCTTGTGTGCTATGCAATAGACTTTGTATATCAGAATCTAGGAGATTTTCACCCATTCCATAGTCTTGATAGATTTGCTTGGCAAGTGTTTTGGCATCATTTAGATCTTCTTGGGCATAAGTGATTTTTGTGTTTTTGAAAGACCAAAGTGCGTAGTAGCCGACTAGAAGTAGCTTGAGGTGATTTTTGATTTGAGCCTCATCAAGCAAGGTGGGTATTTTGAAAGTTTTATCTTCCTCATAGAGAGAGATTTTTTCGAATTTGATTTGGTGCAATAGGGCAAAAAAGGCTTTGCTTGCTTGATAAAGGCTTAATTGTGATTTTTGCTCTTGGTTGAGGATGGGGATTTGTTTGAGGGCAAAAAGAATCTTGTGTTTGGCTTGGTTGATTGCCTCTTGTGTGATGGATGGATGCTGATTGCGTAGGGCGATGAGTCCTGCCTCGTTGATTAGGTTTTCAATCATCGCACCACTGAAGCCTGAGCATTCTTGTGCTATTTTTTCAACATCAAAATCATAGGGTTTGTTTTTGAGATAAAGTGCAAAAATAGCGATCCTCTCTTGGGGTGTTGGGAAATCAATGTAGATTTTACGATCAAAGCGACCGCTTCTAAGGAGTGCAGGATCAAGAATTGATGCATTGTTTGTCGCACCTATGACAATCAGGTTGCTTCTCTCTTCAAAGCCATCAATCTCGACAAGAAGTTGGTTGAGAGTGGCTTCTCTCTCATCATTGCGTCCGTTGCCTCTTGCTTTGCCCACAGAATCGATTTCATCAATAAAAATCATCGCACTTTTTTGTTTTTTGGCTTGAGCGAACAGTTCTTCTACGCGTTTGGCACCCGAACCGACATAGATTTGGGCGAAGCTACTGCCACTCTGATAAAAAAAAGGGATCCCAGCCTCATTGGCTAAAGCTTTGGCAAGCATTGTTTTGCCCACCCCCGGAGGTCCCACAAGCAAAATGCCTTTGGGCAATCTCAAGCCTAGATTTTTGTATCGGCTTGGATTTTTGATGTAATCAATGATTTCTTGCAAATCTTGTTTGACTTGACTGATTCCTGCAAGAGATTGCAAGGTGATTGATGGATCAGGTGTGATGGAGCTGATTGATGATGGAGGGGTGGGCTGTTTGTTGGGAGTGGTTTCTGGAATAGATTTGGAATGAGAACGCAATAATGGATACAACCACAAAAGCAACAAGGCAATCGCTCCCAAAATCAGCACCACAAAAAAAAGCCAAAAATAATTCCCTCGTTTCTCGATCGGGGCGTTTTTGATTTTTTTGCTTACAGAATCACTTTTTAGGATTTTGTAGGGTTGGTTTTGGTATTGGAAATAGATATAGCTGTTGTCACTACTAAAAGATGTCGCTCCATTGTGCAAGAAGGTATTGAACTGCGTTTCGCTAATGGTTTTGGATTGATCTTTGAAAAACAAAAAAGCAAAAATGCTCAAAACAATAATGCTCAAAAGAGTGATCAGTAGTATTTTGATTCTTGGTGTGATGTTCAAGGCAATCTCCCGATGTTGCAATCTTGTGCAATGTGATAATCTGTGATTGTGACAAAACCTTCTATCGGAGTGTCGGCAATGATTTTGGTGCGGTTAAAAAACTGATCCAATCCAATATAAGCTCCATCTTGGGATTGCTCAATCAAAACGCTCAATGGATCTTGTGAATGTTGGATGCGAAATTGGCGATTTTTGTCCTCAATGAGAGTTTTGATTTGATGTAGGCGAGATTTTGCAAGTGTGCCGTTGATTCTTTCTTGGAGTTGTGCTGATGGGGTGCCATTTCTTGGGCTATAGATGAATGGATGCAAATGTGTGAGGGGGAGGGTTTTGAGATTTTGATATGCTTCTTGCCATATTTTCTCACTTTCTCCCGGATGTCCTACAATATAATCTGTGCCGATTGCAAAGCCTTTGTTGGCGATGGTTTCAAGTAGCTTGTAGTCCTCTTCAAAACGATTGATTCGATTCATTATCTCTAGCATTTTGTTGTGGGAGTGTTGCAAGGCGATGTGTAGATGTCGTTCCAAAAAACTCTCGCCCAAAATTTCTAGAAACTCTTCATCGATTTGACTTGGCTCAAGAGAGCCGATACGGATTCTGCGTATGTTTGGAGTTTTTGCAATCGCTTTGATGAGCTGTGCGACAGAACTTTGGGTGTCTTTGCCATAGCTCCCCATATTTGTGCCTGTCAAGACGATTTCTTGGATACCAGAATCTGCGAGAAGTTTGACTTGCTGAAGGATCGAATCTTGGGGGAGAGATCTAGCTCTGCCTCTAGTGTGTGGGATGATACAATAGCTACAAGCAAAATCACAGCCCTCTTGTATCTTGATAAAAGCTCGATTTCTCCCTGCAAATTCGCTCACAAGAGTTGAATCAATGTGTTTTTCATTCTCAGAAGTGAGGAAAAATGGCGTCTCTTGCTTGAGCAGAGCGTTAATCTGTTCTTTTTGTTCGTGTTGGAAAATCCCAAACACCATAGGTGCGATTTGTTGCCCCTGTGTTTTTGCCCCACAACCTGTGAAGTAGATTTTTTTGCCTTGTTTTTTGATTTTGTTGATGTATTGACGCACTCCGCTATCAGCTCCATTTGTGACGGTGCAGGAATTGATGACAATGATTTGGGCTTCGGATTCATCATAGGTGATTGTGAAATCTTTGAGATTTTCTTTCATCACTTGAGTGTCAAAAAAGTTTGTCCGACACCCAAATGTTTTAAAAAACACTTTTGACATTTTCAGCCTCACTGTATCTCTCCCAAGCTCCATCGCTACCGGTATTGACAATCTTTGTCGTTGGATATGCGATTTTGATGTCGTGTTCTTTGCCTATAGCATCGACGATGTCCCCAGAGATCGAGCTTCTGACATTGAGCGTGGTGAAAGCATTGGTTTGATACCAAACAGAGATTTTCATCCCATTGGGTTCAAGCATATTGAAGATTCTAGGTTCTAGACTAATGCGTTTGATAGAGTATTTTTCTTTGAGTCGTAGCATTTTCCTTTTGCCGATCTCAATATGTGAGCGAGAGTGTTTGCGTGCGACTTCTGTGGCAATCTCAACGGCTTTTTTGTAGTTGCTATCAAATGTGATTGTGAAATCAATCCCATCCCATATTGTCGTCATACCGCTATGAGTGTAGTTTGAAATCACGGTGTTGAAAATAAAGTTGTTGGGGATAAACACAATGCGTCCGGCACGCCGTGTTTCAGCATAAGTGTTGTAGGTCACATCTTCCAAAAGTGCAATGCGTGTCATAGAAATATCCAAAATATCCCCTATGTAAGTCGTGTTGTCGCGATGAATGCGTATGCGATCGCCCACATGTAGCCCACCACCTATGACGATGACTAGCCACCCAAGAGTGCTCATAAACAAATCTCTCATCGCAAATGCCAAACCAGCAGAAATAAAACCCAAAAATGTCACAAGGTAAGTGATATTGTTGAGATAGCTTAGAAGAATGATGATGACAATAATACTGATATAAACAAAGCTGATGATTTTGTTGGCAATATAAATGCGTTCTTCATCAAGATATTTACGCAAGGCGATCTTAAAAGCAAATGCGATAGAGAAAACAATCAGACAGGAGACGATGATGTAGATTGTTTTGAGTGTTTGGCTTTGGATTTGGTTGGAAAGTCGCAAATCTAGATCAGCTACGCGTCTAGAAAAAACCTCAATGGAGGTTTCAAGAATGCTTTGCGTAGTTTCAAGCTCTATTTTGATATTGTGATTTTTTTGCAATTCTCTGATGACTTCATCCTCGCCCTGCTTGTTGTGGATTTGGGTTTGTAGTTTGAGTAGCTGGGATAGAAGCTCTTTTTTGTGGTTGAGTAGGGCGATGGTCTCATTGAGGCTTTGTTGGTTTGCACGCAATGTTTTTTCTTGTGATTTGATGTGTTTGAGAAATGACAATCCAGAAAAAATTGCGATTGGATTTGTGATGTTGGGGACTTCTTGGATCTCTTTGACTTCCGTCAGCTCTTTGTAGGGATTGCTATCATAATCTTTGAATAGTTTTTGTTGTTTTTGTAACACCTCAAGTTTGTTGCTTAGATTCTGAATCTTTTCATTGTTTTTGGCAGTGGGTTTGGTGTATTTGAGTTGGTATTGTATTTGTTGGATTTGATTGTTGATTGTGTTGAATTTGGTGAAGCTGTTGTATTTACGCACCCATATATTTTCGTTGTTTTCTAGCTGCTGGTTGATGATGTTTAATTGCTGTGTGATATTGGCAATCTCTTTGGGTAGGTTGATTTCTTGGACTTTTGCATTGTTGGCAATCAAAAACAATGGGATCAAAAACAAAAGACTTTTTTTCATTAGTATTGCTCCGATAAAAAAGTTAAGATCTCCTCTTGTGAGGGGGATACTTGCTGATAACTACCAATCTGTGTTGGAAGTATAAAATTTATTTGGTGGTTTTTTGTTTTTTTGTCCAAAAATAATGCTTCAAGGAATTGTTGAGGGTTGGTGATTGTATAGTGCGTAGGCAAATCATAGAGAGAGAGAAGGCTTCTCACTTCGGCAGAGTGGGCAAATCCCAACAGGCGTTGGGCTAATTGGTTGGCTAGAATCATTCCTAGACTCACTGCCTCTCCGTGCAAATAACGCGTATAGTTGTTTTCTTTTTCGATGATATGTCCGAAGGTATGCCCATAATTCAAAACCGCTCTTTTGTCTTTTTCAAAAGGATCTTGACGGACAATGTCGGCTTTGAGCTTGATACTAGAGTGAATGACTTCAAGGGGGTTTTGCTTGATTTGCTGTTTTTCAAAAAGTGTGTCAAACAATCTCTCATCTAAGCAAGTGGCGATTTTGATCACTTCAGCCATTCCTGCATTCCACTCTCTTGGTGCAAGTGTTTCCAAAAACATAGGGGAGATATACACAGATTTTGGAGAATGGAATAATCCAATAAGATTTTTGCCCTCTTGGGTATTGATACCACATTTGCCCCCCACACTTGCATCCACTTGTGCCAAAAGTGTCGTAGGGATATTGACAAAATCAATCCCTCGCATAAAGATTCCACTTGCAAGTCCCACAAGATCGCTTATCACTCCTCCACCAAGTGCAATCATCGTGCTTTGGCGATCTAGTTTGCAAGAGAAAGCGACATTGAGGATTTGCTCTAGAGTCTTGAGGCATTTTTGGCTTTCTCCACTAGCCAACACTAGCGTGTGGATCTGAGGTGCATTGATCTTTTGAGCAATCAAATCCAAAAAAAGTGGTGCCACATTTGTATCGCTGATGAGAAGCACACTTCCTTCAAACTCGAGCTTTTGAGGAAGTTCAAAATAAATACTGCTATCGCAGAGTTTAATCGTTTTCATAGGAAGAGGGGAGGATGATCTGTGGCTGGATGTGGGAGAGGGAGGAATGTAAACTCAAATCGGTATTGACAAAAGCAAAGCGTGCATTTTGCTTCACATTGGGTGAGAATGGCAAAAACTGCAAACACGATTGAAACTCCTCTTTGAGAAGCAGGATTGGGTTTTTGAGACTAGAGCGGGTGTAGTTGATTTTTTTGTTGAACACCTTTGAGAGTGTGTCAAACTCTTCTTTTTCTTGCGTATGGTATTTTTCATCGCAATCAAAATCAAACAAATGCAAATCAAGGGAGAGTTGAGAGGAAATATCCAAAACTGCAGAGGCGATATTGTGGCTTTGTTCTTCAAGCAGCACTACGCTTTGGGTGCATTGCTCTAGGGGATAGCTTCCGATTTTGAAAATTGGAATCGCCAAATCAAATAGCAGTTTTTTGTTGAAGTTGAAAAGTTTGGGATTTAAAATTGCCAAACCGATTTTTTTTTGGGTGTCTGCTTGTATGACTTGCGGGAATTGTTGCGTGTTGTAATGTATGAAGACTTGAATGGTCGGATCATCAAGCTTTTTGAGATGTTCGATGAGGGAGAAGGTCCTAGGATTGAGCAAAGCGATATAGAGCGTTTGATTGTTGAGTTTGCGGTGCAAAAACAATGCGTCCTCAATATCTTTGAGGATTTCGTTTTCATCACACAGGCTTTCATCAAGATAGAGGAACAAATCCTTGCCAAAAGGTATGGGGAATTGCCCTAGAGAATTGGTGATTTGTTTGTAGATGTGATTGAGGATCCTCCAATCTCCGACGGCTAAAAGGCGATCATTGGGTTGGATTGTCGTGGAAAATCGACTGAGCAAAAACTCATTGCCTCGATAGATTCCTACGATTTTCCAATCTTTTTGCGAGATAGAGCTGATGGAGCGATAGCAATACAAACTGCCCGGTGGGACTAATATTTCAATGATCTCTCCTTGCCCCAATCCGAAGTTTTGTGGGGTCTGTGGAGTATTGATGAGTAGGCTCGCAAGGTGGTCTGATAGGATTTCGTGTGTCGAGATTTGCAAAAGATTGTCGAAATGTTGTAGCTCAATGGAGGCATTGCAAATCATTGGGGTTTGTGGATAGAGTGTTTTGAGGTTTTGGATAATCGCCTCTAGCTCCTCGTCATTGTCGTGGAGGATAAAGATCTGATTGGCTTCTGCTGGGAGATTTTTGGTGATTTTGTAGAGCGATGTCGGATCAAAAGAGTGAAAAACAAAAGAGTTGGGATGTGTGTCGGGGATAAGATTTGCAGGGCAAATGGTGTGGTAGATGTTGGCACTATAGTATTTCTCTATCAATTTGGACAAAAAAAGCCTAGCACTTTCACCAAGTAAAACAAGAATGACTGAATTCATTAGGAGTAGCCTTTGCAATTTTTTGGAATTTGGCAATTATACATAAAGTTATCAAAAGACTTGATGATACAATCCCAAAAACATTAATACAAATACAAATCAAGGAGTGAGAATGGTTTTTGATCTTGTGTGTCAAGATGGGAATGCTAGGGCAGGGCGTTTGAGATTGGCAAATGGTGAAGTGCAAACGCCGATTTTTATGCCTGTCGGAACGCAAGGGGTGATCAAGGGGTTGGATTGTTTTGATGTGAAAAATCATCTTGAGGCAAAAATCATTTTGGCAAACACTTATCATCTTTATTTGAGGGTGGGGATTGAGAGAATGAGGGCTTTGGGGGGATTGCACCATTTTAGCGGATACAAAGGGAATATTTTGACAGATAGTGGGGGGTTTCAGGCTTTTTCTTTGGGGGGCAAACGCAAGGAGGAGGGGATAGAGTTCGCTTCACATATTGATGGAAGTAGGCATTTTTTTACGCCAAGCAAGGTGCTAGATATCCAATACGCTATCAATAGCGATATTATGATGGTTTTGGATGATTTGGTGGGGCTTCCTGCAGAAGAAAAAAGGATCTTGCAATCTGTGGAGAGGACGACTCAGTGGGCAAAAGAAAGCCTTGAATACCACGCAGAGCAAAAGATCCAAAATCCTTCAATGCCCAATCATCTCTTCGCGATTGTGCAAGGCGGGACTGATAGCAAATACCGCCGATTGAGTGCCCAATCTCTGACTTCTCTTGGGGTGTGTGTCGATGGGGTGGAGTTTGGGTTTGATGGTTTTGCTGTGGGGGGGTTGGCAGTGGGGGAGGGGAGTGAAGAGATGTATCAAACGCTAGATTGCACAACGCCATTGCTCCCTATCGATAAGCCTCGCTATTTGATGGGGGTTGGCACGCCAGAAAACATCATCGAATCAATCCAGAGAGGGATTGATATGTTTGATTGTGTGATGCCCACACGCAACGCGAGGAATGGGACATTGTTTGCAAGTTTTGGCAAACTTGCGATCAAATCGCCACAATATGCTTTGCAAGATGAGCCGATTGACAAAGAGTGTGATTGCTACACTTGCCAGAATTTTTCAAGAGCTTATTTGCATCATCTGTTTAGGAGTAATGAAATCACTTTTCATCGTCTAGCAAGTATCCATAATCTGAGATATTATCTCAATCTTGTCAGAGGGGCTAGAGAGGCGATTGTGCAAAGGCGTTTTGGGGAATTCAAAAGGGAGTTTTATAGCAAAAGGAGTGGGTAGAAGCTCTAGCTTGCTCCCATCTCTTGTTTCCCATCCCTCTCTCTCTTTTCTTTCTCTTGTTTGTTTTGCTAAACAATGTGAGTTTGTTTTTGAATCTTGTTTTGGGGTGATTGAAGGTTGATTTGAATTTTTGTTTTGAAGTTGGCTTGGGGAGATTACGCTTTTTAGCAATTCTAGAATCTCTTGGATTCTTTCTTTTTGAGTTACTTTTGCAAAAGCACATTTTCTAGTTTTTCAAGCTTGGTTTGGAGTTTCTTTTCAAGTTGGCTTGAGCAAAGCACCCTTTATACAATTCTAGAATCCCCTAGCATCTCTCTTAAGGGGGGCAAGGGGAACTTATAGCAATCGTTCCCCTTATCCCCCTTAACAACCCCCATAACCCCAGCATTGCATTAGCAAGGCTCGTTCAAGATTACATTGACTTGGAATCTTTTTGGGTTCTACAAGGTTAGTTTGGTTAGCAGTTTTCATTTCCTTTATAACTTAGTGGGGTTTAATGATTGATAAGGGTTTTTGATGGAGATTCTAGGAATCAAAAGAATCCAAAGAATCAAGAATCAAGAATGCTCTCACAAAGATTCTAAGAATCTAGATTCAATTTAAATCAAAAAAACAAACCTAAAACACCAAAGAATCAAAACAAAGTCAAAGCAATGTGGGTAACACACAAAAAGCGGGCAGGGGTTTGGGGGATTTTAAGGGGGATAAGGGGGGGTGCCTCGCAATAAACCCCCTTGTCCCCCTTATAGAAAAAAGCAAAGCGTGATTTGGAAACCAAGAAGTGTGCTTGTGCAAAAACAATCTCAAAAACTAGCAAACAAATCAAGAATTCCCTAAATCTGTGCTTTGCCCAAGCCAAGATTCAACAACCAAAAAATCACCAAAGGACACAACTTCTCAAGCCAACTCCAAAAGAAACCCCCTAGAGATTCTAGAATCACTCAAAAGTGTGCCTCTGCGAAACCAATCTCAAGCAAAAGAATCAGATTACATTCGAATCCTTTGGTGTTCTACAAGGTTAGTTTGGGAGGCAGTTGTTTGTGCTTATATTGAAATAGTGAGGCTTTGTGTTTTTTGGGTTTTATTTGGCGTTGTGGGTTAATCGTGAAGTTTTGCTAAACACCCCGCCTAGCTATTCAATAGGCGGGAAGGCGATTCTAAAAGAATCTAAAACAAAAAATAAATTTAGTTTAAAGGAGCATTCTAAGGGACATTTGAGATACAAATGCCCCTTCAAAGGCTCACCTATTGAGCGATCCTTCTATGTCTTCTAGTCCAAAGTTCAGAAATTGCTTGATGACACCCCCCCCCCCATTTTGGGAGTGTCGGTTTGTGAGAGTGGCATTACTCTTGAGTATTTTCTACTTTCAAAGGAGCAGTGTTTTCTGCTTTTTTGTCAGCCTCACTTGTTTTCTCTCCGAAGCTATATCTAGCTCCTAGGTTGATTTGATAATTTGTGGTGATTTTGCCACCAAAGCTTTTTTCAAAGTCGCAGTAGATCCTTGTGTTGTCCTTGACTTCAAAGTTTGTGCCAAGATTGATCACACCTCTCATCGTAGAAGTCAATGAAGTGATCTTCGTAGTTGTGTTGGAGTTTGATGTGAATGCAATCGTTCCGCCACCAAGATAGTCATGAACAAAGTAAGTTCCTACATAAGCACTTGCTTTAAATCCTTTGCCCTCTGTGAATTTGTCAAATCTGTATCCATAGCTAGCACCCACTCTGCTTCTGATTGTGAGAACATTCTCTTGCTTGCTATTGAGGAAGTGTGTTCCTAGTGTTTGTCGCATATTGGTTTCGTTGAAATAACCTGCTGAAACTTCTGCTTGAGGGTCGATATACCATGCTTTGTCCTCACCTAGGGCAAATCTATATCCCACCTCTTGGCTAAGAGTGATTGCCCAGTTGTTGGTGTTGTAAGTTTTGGTATCGCCTAGCATATTAATATTACTCATGATGTAGCTAAATTTGACAATACTATCTGTATATAGTCCATTTCCACCATTTTGAATGTATGCATTATAAAGAGCGAGTTCTACTGCATTTGAAGTGGTTTGATTAATTCCTCCGAT
This window contains:
- a CDS encoding 2-oxoacid:ferredoxin oxidoreductase subunit alpha encodes the protein MALKYELLKTEVWDGNMAASHALRQAQIDVVAAYPITPSTPIVQNYSKFLSDGYIDGEFIMVESEHAAMSACVGAAAAGGRVATATSSQGFALMVEVLYQASGMRVPLVLNLVNRALAAPLNVNGDHSDMYLSRDCGWINLCTYNPQEAYDFNLMAFRIAEDMRVRIPTIVNQDGFICSHTAQNVQPLSDDEAYAFVGEYKSKNPLLDFSKPVTYGAQTEEDWHFEHKAQLHHDIMNASGVIEEIFEEFAKLTGRKYSLVESYDMDDAEVAIVALGTTVESARIAAKTARSKGIKAGVVSVRSLRPFPYEQIAQALSHCKAIAMLDRSSPAGAMGMLFNEVGVSVLQHSDNKPILSNYIYGLGGRDFTQEHLAEIFNDLDANAQAGKLTHHTQQFVGLRGKKMAFN
- a CDS encoding thiamine pyrophosphate-dependent enzyme, producing MTKEIKNLKQFSKSAEKFEGANLLCPGCAHGMIIREVLNSVDGHILIGNSTGCIEVSTAVYPHTSWDVPWIHIGFENGSTAVAGAEAMYKALAKKGRYTGERPKFVAFGGDGSTYDIGFQWISGCFERGHDLTYVCFDNEVYANTGGQRSGSTPLGSSTSTTPAGRVSYGKKEKKKDLLAIMAAHGSPYVAQVSPNKWKDMNKKIKMALDTEGPTFINALSPCTTEWRFECSNTVEMMDMAVDSLVFPLYEIINGHELHITYRPKNIIPVRDYLGMQGRFKHLFKPENEHIIEQFQKDVDAKWELLQRREEAKI
- a CDS encoding PDC sensor domain-containing protein, giving the protein MLSKDIMRYSKMRYEIRAYMCYLFSRHIQTAISANSLENITHGLEKIALEVQVFDSIYVLDSYGTQIRELNQKTYEVTHIEGKPNYADRAYFYECKKERRCILTDPYPSKNDSKLVVTASYPIYDEEHRLLYVVCIDILLSQALKIGTPAKFYDVFNLGSKVVYSALSVMLALVALLLFVRGGHSFWHAVVNFSRLDIKEVFEATILLTLSLAIMDLVKAIFEEEVLERSAGENHYAIHKTMIRFLGSIIIALAIEALMLVFKFSIIEPSKIQYTLYLTGGVALLLFGLSVYVKFAYSAVKDDRNSNAEPRL
- the bioV gene encoding pimelyl-ACP methyl ester esterase BioV, giving the protein MKKFPNFFSGFCFQNEGVLFEHLANLQMPYSFSGFSYGSILAFRATLQSLKNHQRVQKLNLFSPAFFQNQSPAFLRMQILGYKQNPQNYIKKFLDLCHFNHQNFLKIGTLEELQDLLYFQWNPKDLEWLVAQGVEIEVFLGAKDQVICAESVRRFFTPFAQIRIYANHSHCLQDIRA
- a CDS encoding AAA family ATPase, with product MNITPRIKILLITLLSIIVLSIFAFLFFKDQSKTISETQFNTFLHNGATSFSSDNSYIYFQYQNQPYKILKSDSVSKKIKNAPIEKRGNYFWLFFVVLILGAIALLLLWLYPLLRSHSKSIPETTPNKQPTPPSSISSITPDPSITLQSLAGISQVKQDLQEIIDYIKNPSRYKNLGLRLPKGILLVGPPGVGKTMLAKALANEAGIPFFYQSGSSFAQIYVGSGAKRVEELFAQAKKQKSAMIFIDEIDSVGKARGNGRNDEREATLNQLLVEIDGFEERSNLIVIGATNNASILDPALLRSGRFDRKIYIDFPTPQERIAIFALYLKNKPYDFDVEKIAQECSGFSGAMIENLINEAGLIALRNQHPSITQEAINQAKHKILFALKQIPILNQEQKSQLSLYQASKAFFALLHQIKFEKISLYEEDKTFKIPTLLDEAQIKNHLKLLLVGYYALWSFKNTKITYAQEDLNDAKTLAKQIYQDYGMGENLLDSDIQSLLHSTQDELEIFLQQHKNQILNIAQTLHQKEVLSYEEISKLL